The Rhodothermia bacterium genome includes a window with the following:
- a CDS encoding DUF4097 family beta strand repeat protein: MDTRKRLVILALGFGLMGIGAYQMYHHKAKRYQELRRHCHRSINVHTGIHVFGETTDFPESAYKTMLTRKFAVQDAQHLQVQIPIGDVRIETVEHHEASVEFRMAAHNSQKAKHFFDRLRFESTQEGSLIRVFSHKDRHWSTWEDDPSGNANIRIVIQIPRSFNVQVKTGIGDISTQALRGEVRLSSDAGDILTDSIIGNTIEIQTEAGDITTGNLTGNVRIDTNAGDISLGVVKAYHRLDIHSAAGSIEADQLHANQITIRSEAGDISIREVKGTTEVKTQAGNISIQHMFGKLEALSEAGDVNVRLHECSGASLDTQIGNIEILVPESFGALLDFEGTEIQLPNKVPSETDIKGSVSTEINGGGSLIEARAGAGTIRLSAFH; the protein is encoded by the coding sequence ATGGACACACGTAAACGACTCGTGATATTGGCGCTTGGCTTTGGCCTCATGGGCATCGGCGCTTATCAAATGTACCATCATAAGGCCAAACGTTATCAGGAATTGCGACGACATTGCCACCGAAGCATTAATGTCCATACCGGCATTCATGTTTTTGGGGAAACGACAGATTTCCCAGAGTCCGCATACAAGACCATGCTTACCCGTAAATTCGCTGTGCAGGATGCGCAACACCTTCAGGTTCAAATTCCGATCGGAGATGTACGGATCGAGACGGTAGAGCACCATGAGGCCAGTGTAGAATTTAGAATGGCGGCGCATAACAGCCAGAAAGCAAAACATTTTTTTGATCGGCTCCGGTTTGAAAGCACACAAGAAGGCTCCTTAATTCGGGTTTTTTCACACAAAGACCGCCATTGGAGTACTTGGGAGGACGATCCGAGCGGAAATGCGAACATCCGCATAGTCATCCAGATTCCCAGATCCTTTAATGTACAAGTAAAAACCGGAATTGGGGACATTTCCACGCAAGCCCTTCGGGGGGAAGTGCGGCTGAGCAGCGATGCGGGCGATATTCTGACCGACAGTATTATCGGGAATACCATTGAAATTCAAACGGAAGCAGGCGATATTACAACTGGCAACTTGACTGGAAATGTACGAATTGACACCAATGCGGGCGATATTTCTCTTGGCGTCGTAAAAGCCTATCATCGTTTAGACATTCATAGTGCGGCAGGAAGCATTGAGGCAGATCAACTCCACGCCAACCAAATCACCATCCGCTCCGAAGCTGGCGATATCTCCATAAGAGAAGTGAAAGGAACCACCGAAGTTAAAACCCAAGCGGGCAACATCTCCATCCAACACATGTTTGGGAAATTGGAAGCTTTAAGCGAAGCCGGTGATGTAAATGTACGCCTACACGAATGTAGTGGTGCATCTTTAGATACCCAAATTGGGAATATTGAGATTTTGGTTCCTGAATCCTTCGGCGCATTGTTAGACTTTGAAGGAACCGAAATACAGTTACCCAACAAAGTGCCGTCTGAAACAGACATTAAAGGCAGTGTGTCCACCGAAATCAATGGCGGTGGTTCGCTGATTGAAGCCCGTGCGGGGGCCGGAACCATCCGTTTATCTGCCTTCCATTAA
- a CDS encoding beta-phosphoglucomutase family hydrolase, giving the protein MTKALIFDMDGTIVDNMAVHIEVWLALLAQNGVLQSASEFHRVSSGKTNPEILRYYLGSNLSDQAVQALGEEKEAMYRTIFADRIEAVNGLYSLLEEAQEQGLLLALATSAPPVNVPFVLNGLGLQHTFDAIVTANDVQNGKPHPEVFLKAAQKLQCIPEECVVFEDAPVGFLAAKHAGMSCIIVATSPFSAEDAALPHIKQVVRDFTEVNRLALYGC; this is encoded by the coding sequence ATGACAAAAGCACTTATTTTTGATATGGATGGCACAATCGTGGACAACATGGCGGTTCATATCGAGGTTTGGCTTGCGCTCTTGGCGCAAAACGGTGTACTACAAAGCGCATCGGAATTTCACCGCGTTTCTTCTGGCAAAACGAATCCGGAAATTTTACGGTATTATTTGGGCAGCAATCTAAGTGATCAAGCGGTTCAGGCTTTGGGGGAAGAAAAGGAGGCCATGTATCGAACCATTTTTGCTGATCGCATAGAGGCGGTAAATGGCTTGTACAGTCTATTGGAAGAGGCACAAGAACAAGGTCTCCTTTTGGCATTGGCTACCTCTGCACCGCCGGTGAACGTGCCCTTTGTACTAAATGGCTTGGGCTTACAGCATACGTTTGATGCCATAGTGACGGCAAATGATGTGCAAAATGGAAAGCCCCATCCCGAAGTTTTCCTGAAAGCTGCTCAGAAGTTACAATGTATCCCCGAAGAATGTGTCGTTTTTGAGGATGCGCCCGTTGGTTTTTTGGCCGCAAAACATGCGGGGATGTCTTGCATCATTGTTGCAACATCGCCATTTTCTGCTGAGGATGCTGCCTTACCCCACATAAAACAAGTGGTGCGCGATTTTACCGAAGTAAACCGCTTGGCGTTGTATGGATGTTAA
- a CDS encoding type III pantothenate kinase produces the protein MQKHLLTLDVGNTAIKAGLFEQSTFEELFRIPTDPKRLRVAVFQKYANLPEEVLADLEVAFVSVVPQVNTALQTVIMEWIGKEAHHLTPDLPSPLKMAYHTPKTLGADRLAGAIGGWTKFGNSGQGLLVIDAGTAINYEVVSSDTQYWGGAIAPGVDLMLKALARGTAQLPQVEPMWPDRAVGRSTKECLQAGVVFMLADSVSGMIRRVSWELSEPLTVVSTGGWGHLLKAELPEVSFFHPHLVHEGIRVWLEHLNAAATGLKVVQ, from the coding sequence ATGCAAAAACACTTACTGACCTTAGATGTAGGCAATACGGCCATTAAAGCGGGCTTGTTTGAGCAATCAACTTTTGAAGAACTTTTTAGGATACCCACAGACCCCAAACGGCTTAGAGTGGCGGTGTTTCAAAAATATGCCAATCTCCCAGAAGAGGTATTGGCGGATTTGGAAGTTGCCTTTGTTAGCGTGGTTCCACAAGTGAACACGGCCCTTCAAACGGTTATCATGGAGTGGATCGGCAAAGAAGCCCATCATCTTACCCCTGATTTGCCCTCGCCCCTCAAAATGGCCTACCATACGCCAAAAACCTTAGGGGCGGATCGGTTGGCGGGAGCTATTGGCGGATGGACAAAGTTTGGTAATTCGGGGCAAGGACTATTGGTAATTGATGCAGGGACAGCCATTAACTACGAGGTGGTCTCGTCTGATACACAATATTGGGGCGGGGCTATTGCACCCGGTGTGGACTTGATGCTCAAGGCGTTGGCACGCGGAACGGCGCAGTTGCCACAGGTGGAACCAATGTGGCCTGATAGGGCGGTTGGACGCTCTACGAAGGAATGTTTACAAGCGGGCGTGGTCTTTATGTTGGCCGATAGCGTTTCGGGCATGATTCGACGGGTTTCTTGGGAATTGTCTGAGCCGCTCACGGTGGTCTCTACTGGCGGCTGGGGGCACTTGCTCAAAGCAGAATTGCCGGAGGTGTCCTTCTTTCATCCGCATTTGGTGCATGAGGGGATTCGTGTATGGCTCGAACATCTAAATGCCGCCGCTACGGGGCTAAAGGTAGTCCAATAA
- a CDS encoding YceI family protein — translation MKKTYLFWIFLFLPIVTTAQSNLNIVSKDSYLQYTLTHPMHVVVGKSSKVSGLARYNAATKSFTSVAIAAPVNSFDSGNSSRDSHMLEVVEGLRFPRITFTSNDLKSAGENLTVKGNLTFHGVTKPITFTAKTWTKDNKLYVQGKTDVSLTNFNLEKPSFMMVEAKDELKVEFRAVFQM, via the coding sequence ATGAAAAAAACCTATTTGTTTTGGATATTCCTCTTTTTGCCCATAGTTACTACAGCTCAAAGTAACCTAAACATCGTTAGTAAAGACTCTTACCTCCAGTACACGTTAACGCATCCGATGCACGTTGTGGTGGGGAAAAGTTCCAAAGTTTCTGGACTTGCACGGTATAATGCTGCCACAAAATCATTTACCAGTGTTGCTATTGCCGCTCCAGTAAACTCTTTTGACTCCGGTAACAGCAGTCGAGACTCGCATATGTTGGAAGTGGTAGAAGGACTAAGGTTCCCCCGAATTACCTTCACCAGTAACGACTTAAAATCAGCAGGCGAGAATCTAACCGTTAAAGGAAACCTGACGTTTCATGGGGTCACAAAACCCATTACGTTTACGGCGAAAACATGGACTAAGGACAACAAATTATATGTACAAGGAAAAACGGATGTTAGTTTAACAAACTTCAACTTAGAGAAGCCTTCTTTTATGATGGTTGAAGCCAAGGATGAGCTTAAAGTTGAATTTCGGGCTGTTTTCCAAATGTAA